A single genomic interval of Chitinophaga sp. 180180018-3 harbors:
- a CDS encoding RNA polymerase sigma factor RpoD/SigA, whose amino-acid sequence MRQLKIATQITNRDSQAVEKYLQEISKIPLLTPEEETVLAQRIKMGDQKALERLTTGNLRFVVSVAKQYQHQGLSLSDLINEGNLGLIKAAQRFDETKGFKFISYAVWWIRQSILQALAEQGRLVRLPQNKIGTYNKANKAYMAFEQENEREPSTEELAEILEMSESEINNIFQSNTRHMSLDAPVHEAEDVAMGDLLEGGDITDDDVMRDSLREEIRRVLKSLSPREAEIVNAYFGLDGENGATIEQIGQKYDLTKERIRQIKERAIKRLQKARYSGALKSYLG is encoded by the coding sequence ATGAGGCAACTTAAAATTGCCACCCAGATCACCAATCGTGATTCGCAGGCGGTAGAAAAATACCTGCAGGAAATCTCGAAGATCCCTTTGTTAACACCTGAGGAAGAGACCGTTTTGGCGCAGCGCATTAAAATGGGCGATCAAAAGGCTCTTGAAAGATTGACTACAGGAAACTTACGTTTCGTGGTTTCAGTTGCGAAGCAGTATCAGCACCAGGGACTTAGCCTGAGTGACCTTATTAACGAAGGTAATCTTGGTCTGATAAAGGCAGCACAGCGTTTCGATGAAACAAAAGGTTTCAAATTTATCTCTTATGCAGTATGGTGGATTCGCCAGTCCATTCTACAGGCATTGGCCGAACAGGGACGTCTTGTTCGTCTGCCACAAAACAAAATTGGCACCTATAATAAAGCTAACAAAGCTTACATGGCATTTGAGCAGGAAAACGAGCGTGAGCCTTCTACCGAGGAACTCGCAGAAATCCTGGAAATGTCTGAATCAGAAATTAACAATATCTTCCAGAGCAACACCCGCCATATGTCCTTAGATGCACCAGTGCACGAGGCGGAAGATGTAGCAATGGGCGACTTGCTGGAAGGTGGAGATATTACTGATGACGACGTGATGAGAGATTCTCTCCGCGAGGAAATCCGCAGGGTATTGAAATCCCTGAGCCCCCGCGAAGCAGAAATTGTGAATGCCTACTTTGGTCTGGATGGTGAAAACGGCGCAACAATCGAACAAATCGGTCAGAAGTATGATCTGACGAAAGAAAGAATCAGGCAGATTAAAGAACGCGCTATCAAGAGGTTGCAGAAAGCACGTTATAGCGGCGCATTGAAATCTTACCTGGGATAA
- a CDS encoding GntG family PLP-dependent aldolase: MIDFRSDTFTRPGPGMLQAMLQAETGDDVFGEDPTVNQLEAMMADYFGKPAALYCPSGTMSNQIAIKVHTLPGDEVVCSNLAHVYIYEGGGIAFNSGAQVHAITGDRGMISASQVEAAINPDDVHKARTSLVCLENTSNRGGGCYYDWEEMVKIGEICKTHNLAFHLDGARLFNALVATGQDPKAYGQLFDSISVCLNKGMGCPMGSLLLGSETFIKQARRIRKKFGGGLRQAGYMAATGIYAMENNIARLAHDHQHAKLIAQALLEKTFIGHMLPVDTNILIFEVTSGWSPKTFADYLKREDILVMPISPTQVRMVTHLDITPEMISQTCDVIAEME, from the coding sequence ATGATCGACTTCAGAAGCGACACTTTTACACGTCCCGGCCCTGGCATGTTGCAAGCCATGTTACAGGCAGAAACCGGTGATGATGTTTTCGGTGAAGACCCCACCGTCAACCAACTGGAAGCCATGATGGCAGATTACTTTGGCAAACCGGCAGCCTTGTACTGCCCTTCCGGCACAATGAGTAATCAGATTGCTATAAAAGTACATACGTTGCCAGGGGATGAAGTGGTTTGCAGCAATCTTGCTCACGTGTATATTTATGAAGGCGGCGGCATCGCATTTAACTCCGGCGCGCAGGTACATGCCATTACGGGCGACAGAGGCATGATCAGCGCCTCCCAGGTGGAGGCAGCCATCAATCCCGACGATGTACACAAGGCCCGTACCAGCCTGGTATGCCTGGAAAATACTTCTAATCGCGGTGGTGGATGTTATTACGATTGGGAAGAGATGGTAAAAATCGGTGAGATCTGCAAGACGCACAACCTGGCATTTCACCTCGACGGGGCCCGGCTTTTTAATGCCCTGGTTGCCACCGGACAGGATCCGAAAGCGTATGGCCAACTGTTCGATAGCATCTCCGTTTGCCTCAACAAGGGTATGGGTTGCCCTATGGGCTCCTTGTTGCTTGGCAGCGAAACATTCATCAAACAGGCCAGAAGAATACGCAAAAAGTTTGGCGGAGGCCTCCGGCAGGCCGGTTATATGGCTGCTACCGGCATCTACGCCATGGAAAACAATATTGCCCGCCTGGCCCACGACCACCAGCACGCTAAACTGATAGCCCAGGCCCTGCTTGAAAAAACATTCATCGGTCATATGTTACCGGTAGACACCAATATTCTCATTTTTGAAGTGACCAGCGGATGGTCGCCGAAAACCTTTGCCGATTATCTTAAAAGAGAGGACATCCTTGTCATGCCCATCTCGCCTACTCAGGTACGCATGGTCACCCACCTGGATATTACACCGGAAATGATCAGCCAAACCTGCGACGTGATTGCAGAAATGGAATAA
- a CDS encoding valine--tRNA ligase, with product MELSKNYLPATVEEKWYKHWMDKGYFRSKPDGRQPFTVVIPPPNVTGVLHLGHTLNETVQDILVRRARMSGYNACWVPGSDHASIATEAKVVNMLKQEKGIEKSQLTREEFLKHAFEWKEKYGDIIYHQIKKLGCSCDWDRVTFTMDDHYYKAVISVFTDLYKKGVIYRGARMINWDPKAKTALSDEEVEYKDLQGKLYHVKYAIVDAAGNATGEYITIATQRPETIMGDTAICVNPEDERYTHLKGHFAIVPLVNRRVPVIFDTYVDKEFGTGALKVTPAHDINDYNLGLKHNLEIVDTLNDDGTLSTAAVVFVGTDRFVARKKVVAALAEEGLLVKEQEYTTRLGYSQRNPDTVVEPRISTQWFVKMAELAKPALDAVVNGDVRIHPGDRFLATYKYWMENVKDWCISRQLWWGQRIPAWYAADGTFEVAATAAEAVQQFAARGVDITADSLKQDEDCLDTWFSSWLWPMEVFNGISQPNNEDINYYYPTSVLVTGQDIIFFWVARMIMAGLEYKQVKPFNDVYFTGMVRDKLGRKMSKQLGNSPDLLELIHSFGADAVRFGIMISSPAGNDLLYDDASCEQGRNFNNKIWNALKLIRMWEQRLEEGGDADNNFAVQWFQSRLSEVQLEVASLHKDFRLSEGLKAIYSLIWDDFCNWYLEWIKPGFEQPMAAGIFRKTVSFFEQLMQLLHPYMPFITEEIYQLLQPRNTEDSLMMKQFTTPDAPVHATLLEGVLAKEVITGIRDTRNKHQIKPKEPIVLHIETKHDNAFKQIEGILAKQVNASAVHYVQEPVAGCITVVIQKDKFYLGTETALDTTAQKTSLLKDLDYLKGFLQSVEKKLANEGFVQKAKPEAVEAERRKKADAEAKIAVIEESLKTL from the coding sequence ATGGAACTTTCGAAAAATTACCTGCCCGCAACGGTTGAAGAAAAATGGTACAAACACTGGATGGACAAAGGCTATTTCCGCTCTAAACCGGATGGCCGACAGCCTTTTACTGTAGTTATCCCCCCACCTAATGTGACCGGGGTCTTGCATCTTGGTCATACACTCAACGAAACCGTCCAGGACATCCTGGTGCGCCGCGCCCGCATGAGCGGATATAACGCCTGCTGGGTACCAGGTTCCGACCATGCGTCTATTGCCACTGAAGCCAAAGTGGTAAACATGCTGAAACAGGAAAAAGGAATCGAAAAATCGCAGCTGACAAGAGAAGAATTCCTGAAGCATGCCTTTGAATGGAAAGAAAAATATGGCGATATTATCTATCATCAGATAAAGAAACTCGGCTGCAGTTGCGACTGGGACCGCGTTACCTTTACAATGGATGATCATTACTATAAAGCAGTTATTTCTGTTTTCACTGATCTTTACAAAAAAGGAGTAATCTACCGCGGTGCGCGTATGATTAACTGGGATCCTAAAGCTAAAACTGCCCTGAGTGATGAGGAAGTGGAATACAAAGATCTCCAGGGTAAACTTTATCATGTAAAGTACGCTATCGTGGATGCCGCCGGTAATGCTACCGGAGAATACATCACCATTGCTACCCAGCGTCCGGAAACGATCATGGGGGATACTGCCATTTGCGTAAATCCTGAAGATGAGCGGTATACCCATCTCAAGGGACACTTCGCAATAGTGCCGCTGGTAAACCGCCGGGTACCGGTAATATTTGATACTTATGTAGATAAGGAATTCGGAACCGGTGCGTTGAAAGTAACGCCCGCCCACGACATTAACGACTACAACCTGGGACTGAAACATAACCTGGAAATTGTAGATACCCTGAACGACGATGGTACGCTCAGTACTGCCGCCGTAGTGTTTGTAGGGACAGACCGCTTCGTTGCCCGCAAGAAAGTAGTAGCAGCCCTTGCAGAAGAAGGACTGCTGGTAAAAGAGCAAGAATACACTACCCGCCTTGGTTACAGCCAACGCAATCCTGATACGGTAGTAGAACCCCGTATTTCTACCCAGTGGTTCGTTAAAATGGCGGAATTGGCCAAACCGGCACTGGATGCAGTAGTAAATGGCGATGTAAGAATCCATCCCGGTGACCGGTTCCTCGCGACTTACAAATACTGGATGGAGAATGTAAAGGACTGGTGTATTTCCCGCCAGCTCTGGTGGGGTCAGCGCATCCCGGCCTGGTATGCCGCCGACGGTACTTTTGAAGTGGCTGCCACTGCTGCAGAAGCAGTACAGCAATTCGCAGCACGCGGCGTTGATATTACAGCTGATTCTCTGAAACAGGACGAAGACTGCCTGGATACCTGGTTCAGTTCCTGGTTGTGGCCAATGGAAGTATTCAATGGTATTTCCCAGCCCAACAACGAAGATATTAACTACTACTACCCTACTTCTGTGCTGGTAACCGGTCAGGATATCATCTTCTTCTGGGTAGCACGTATGATTATGGCCGGCCTGGAATATAAGCAGGTGAAGCCTTTCAACGATGTTTATTTCACCGGCATGGTGCGCGATAAACTCGGTCGCAAGATGAGTAAGCAGCTGGGGAACTCTCCGGATCTGCTGGAACTGATCCATTCGTTTGGTGCAGATGCGGTGCGTTTCGGTATCATGATCTCCTCTCCTGCCGGAAACGATCTGCTGTACGATGATGCCAGCTGTGAACAGGGCCGTAACTTTAACAACAAGATCTGGAACGCACTGAAACTGATAAGAATGTGGGAACAACGCCTGGAAGAAGGTGGTGATGCCGACAACAACTTCGCGGTACAATGGTTCCAGAGCCGGTTGAGCGAAGTACAGCTTGAAGTAGCTTCCCTGCACAAAGATTTCCGCCTCAGTGAAGGGCTGAAAGCCATCTACAGCCTCATCTGGGATGATTTCTGTAACTGGTACCTGGAATGGATCAAGCCCGGTTTTGAACAACCGATGGCGGCTGGTATATTCCGCAAAACTGTTTCCTTCTTCGAGCAGCTGATGCAGTTGCTCCATCCTTATATGCCGTTCATTACAGAGGAGATTTATCAGTTACTGCAGCCACGCAACACTGAAGATTCCCTTATGATGAAACAGTTCACCACACCGGATGCGCCTGTACATGCAACCCTGCTGGAAGGCGTACTGGCAAAGGAAGTGATCACCGGTATCCGCGATACCCGGAATAAACACCAGATCAAACCTAAGGAGCCGATCGTACTGCATATAGAAACCAAACACGATAATGCGTTCAAACAAATTGAAGGCATACTGGCCAAGCAGGTGAACGCCAGTGCTGTTCACTACGTGCAGGAACCTGTAGCAGGTTGTATCACGGTTGTTATCCAGAAAGATAAATTCTACCTGGGTACTGAAACAGCACTTGATACCACTGCACAGAAAACCTCGCTGCTCAAGGATCTCGACTACCTAAAAGGTTTCCTTCAATCAGTAGAGAAGAAGCTGGCGAATGAAGGTTTCGTACAGAAGGCAAAACCGGAAGCAGTAGAAGCAGAACGCAGGAAAAAAGCAGATGCAGAGGCTAAGATCGCTGTGATAGAAGAAAGCTTAAAAACCTTGTAA